Genomic DNA from Shouchella patagoniensis:
GATATCTCTTTAGACATACTTGGAAGACATTTAGATCAAAAGCAAAACTGGCGTTCACTGCGTTCCTATCATGGTAGTTTAAATAGTTTAATTTCAATGTACCAAAACGAAGGAGACATCGTGAGCGTCCACCTTTATGACGGTGAAACAGGCGAGTACAACTTGCCTTATATTAATCGAATCTTAACAGGTAGATCCTATCTCGTAATCAACTTACTTAGTAGACAAGCTGGATTTTATGTCCAAGAAAACAACCCTAAGAAACTTTATGACTGGAGCGATCTGGGCAAAGAAGGTTTAACGATCGTAAACCGCGAAATCGGCTCTGGTGCACGAGTTCTATTAGATGAAAAACTGAAGTCCCATCACATTCATTATCAAAAGCTCCAAGGCTATGAACATGAAGAAACAAGTCATCTAAGTGTAGCGAGCGCAGTCAAACAAAAGCGTGCCGATGTAGGTATTGGCATTGAAAAAGCGGCAAAAACGGTAGGAACTGAATTTGTCCCATTAATCGAGGAACGATACGATCTTGTTTTACTCAAGAAAGAAGAAAACATCGAACTGATTAAGCAAACCCTTTCCGTCTTAAAATCTACTTCTTTTCAGGAAGAAATTGCAGCATTAGGTGGCTATAACGTTGCACAAACGGGGGAAGTACTGTTTGAACGATGAATAACGTTCATTAGAAAATAGACTAACTACAGACTTGCTCAAGTAACGGCAGAGGAGGCGCTTCATATCGAGCTCCTCCTCGAATCAGAACTACAAAGCAATCTCAATTACC
This window encodes:
- a CDS encoding helix-turn-helix transcriptional regulator, which produces MLKGSYTTEEIAQMLKVSKLTVYDLIKKGKLPAYRVGKQMRIDASDLEAYKHKNKTASTVPVFTKPSPSPQRSVVISGQDISLDILGRHLDQKQNWRSLRSYHGSLNSLISMYQNEGDIVSVHLYDGETGEYNLPYINRILTGRSYLVINLLSRQAGFYVQENNPKKLYDWSDLGKEGLTIVNREIGSGARVLLDEKLKSHHIHYQKLQGYEHEETSHLSVASAVKQKRADVGIGIEKAAKTVGTEFVPLIEERYDLVLLKKEENIELIKQTLSVLKSTSFQEEIAALGGYNVAQTGEVLFER